The following proteins come from a genomic window of Acinonyx jubatus isolate Ajub_Pintada_27869175 chromosome C1, VMU_Ajub_asm_v1.0, whole genome shotgun sequence:
- the PTAFR gene encoding platelet-activating factor receptor, translated as MEPSDSSRVDSEFRYTLFPIVYSIIFVLGVIANSYVLWVFACLYPSKKLNEIKIFMVNLTMADLLFLVTLPLWIIYYYNQGNWILPRFLCNLAGCFFFINTYCSVAFLAVITYNRFQAVTRPIKTAQATTRKRGFSVSLVIWVAIVAAASYFFVLDSTNVVPNQTGSGNITRCFEHYEKGSVPVLVVHIFLVISFFLVFLLILFCNLVIIRRLLTQPVQPQHNAEVKRRALWMVCTVLAVFIICFVPHHIVQLPWTLAELDIRRGDFHQSVNDAHQVTLCLLSTNCVLDPIIYCFLTKKFRKHLTEKFYNMRSTRKCSRATSETGTEVVMPLSQNPANCLKN; from the coding sequence ATGGAGCCAAGCGATTCTTCTCGTGTGGACTCTGAGTTTCGATACACCCTCTTCCCGATTGTTTACAGCATCATCTTTGTGCTGGGGGTGATCGCCAACAGCTACGTGCTGTGGGTCTTTGCCTGCCTGTACCCTTCTAAGAAACTCAACGAGATAAAGATCTTCATGGTGAACCTCACCATGGCTGACCTGCTTTTCTTGGTCACTCTGCCCCTGTGGATCATCTACTACTACAACCAGGGCAACTGGATTCTCCCCAGATTCCTGTGCAACCTGGCCGGCTGCTTCTTCTTCATCAACACCTACTGCTCCGTGGCCTTCCTGGCTGTCATCACGTACAACCGTTTCCAGGCGGTGACACGGCCCATCAAGACCGCCCAGGCCACCACCCGCAAGCGTGGCTTCTCCGTGTCCCTGGTTATCTGGGTGGCCATCGTGGCCGCCGCCTCCTACTTCTTCGTCCTGGATTCCACCAACGTGGTGCCGAACCAGACCGGCTCGGGCAACATCACGCGCTGCTTTGAGCATTATGAGAAGGGCAGCGTGCCTGTCCTCGTCGTTCACATCTTCCTCGTGATCAGCTTCTTCCTcgtcttcctcctcatcctcttctGCAACCTGGTCATCATCCGCAGGCTGCTCACGCAGCCGGTGCAGCCGCAGCATAACGCGGAAGTCAAGCGCCGGGCTCTGTGGATGGTCTGCACGGTCTTGGCCGTGTTCATCATCTGCTTCGTGCCCCACCACATCGTGCAGCTGCCCTGGACCCTGGCTGAGCTGGACATCCGGAGGGGCGACTTCCACCAGTCTGTTAACGATGCCCATCAGGTCACCCTCTGCCTTCTTAGCACCAACTGCGTCTTAGACCCCATCATCTACTGTTTCCTCACCAAGAAGTTTCGCAAGCACCTCACTGAGAAGTTCTACAACATGCGCAGCACCCGGAAGTGCTCCCGGGCTACCTCGGAGACCGGCACCGAAGTGGTCATGCCGCTCAGCCAGAACCCTGCCAATTGTCTCAAAAATTAG